Within the bacterium genome, the region GTCTCTGAGAGCAAGGATGAAACCTATCACCGCATCGAGCGCGCCACAGGAGCATTTTGCCGTACCTTCACTCTACCCTCCCTGGTGGAGGCCGGCAAGATCAGCGCGACGTTTAAAGACGGCGTGCTGCAGGTGCACCTGCCCAAGGCAGAACAGGCAAAACCGAAAGAGATCAGCATCAAAACCGAATAACCAACCGCGTTAACCGGGCCGCGAATGAGCGCTCATCGAAAGAGATGAATAGGCGCATTCATTCGCGGCCTTTTTCATTCGAAGGTTCATCACACCCCTCTTTTTTTATTTCTCTCGATCAGCAGGTCCATCGGGTACAGCGCGGGGCCGGAGTTCCTGCTGCTGCTGAAAGGTGACCAGCGTATTGGCCGGCACGGATTCCGTGATCCAGGTGTTGCCGCCGATAATAGAGTTTTCACCGATGACCGTGCCGCCGCCGAGAATGGTGGCGCCGGCGTAGATGGTTACGTTGTTGCGAATGGTAGGATGCCGTTTTCCACCTTTGACCACGGTGCCATCGGGGTTGCGCGGAAAGGAGAGCGCGCCCAGCGTCACGCCCTGATAGATTTTAACGTCATTGCCGATCTCGGTGGTTTCACCGATGACCACCCCGGTCCCGTGATCGATAAAAAACCGGTCCCCGATGGTGGCGCCGGGATGAATGTCGATGCCGGTTCGCAGATGAGCCCATTCGGACATCATGCGCGCCACCATGGGCACCTGCAGAAGGTGAATCTCGTGGCTGACCCGATGGACGGCCATCGCATAGATGTACGGGTAACAAAGAATGACCTCCTCCACGCTGCGGGCAGCGGGATCGCCGTCATAGCCGGCCATCACATCGCGGCTCAAACGGTGGCGAATCTCCGGCAAACGGGCCAGCAACGTGGCGGCGTGCTGTTCCGCCAACTGCAGGCAACTCTGCTGATCGCACTGTTCGGTCCGGCATTGGGACTGCAGGGCGCGGCAAAAAACATTGATGCAGCGCAGCAGCAGAGAATCCATGGCGCCCTGGACATAAAAGAGCATATGTGCATGTCTGGACACTCTCTGGCCATAAAAGCCGGGGAACAGTAGCTGCATGAAATCATCCAGCAGGCGAATGATGGAGCGTTGATTCGGCAGATTCTTTTCATCCATTCGGTTGATGCCGCCATGCCTCTGATAGCTGGCGACCAGAGCCTGACTGGCGTCAGCCAAAAGGTC harbors:
- a CDS encoding serine acetyltransferase, with product MKTTADLLADASQALVASYQRHGGINRMDEKNLPNQRSIIRLLDDFMQLLFPGFYGQRVSRHAHMLFYVQGAMDSLLLRCINVFCRALQSQCRTEQCDQQSCLQLAEQHAATLLARLPEIRHRLSRDVMAGYDGDPAARSVEEVILCYPYIYAMAVHRVSHEIHLLQVPMVARMMSEWAHLRTGIDIHPGATIGDRFFIDHGTGVVIGETTEIGNDVKIYQGVTLGALSFPRNPDGTVVKGGKRHPTIRNNVTIYAGATILGGGTVIGENSIIGGNTWITESVPANTLVTFQQQQELRPRAVPDGPADREK